TATTAAGGACACTTGCGTAACATTTGGACCAtaaaaaacacatggaattaATTCCGTGACTAATTGGTGGGTAAATGGAATTTAAGTAGTTATTGTAATTGTGGGAAGTTGGAGAACATTCTGAATACATAGAACAATATGTTTTCTGTGGTTGCTACTGTTATTGTTGTTCTGGTCATTGCTGTCATATTCTATGATTGCATAGTTCTATTTTCATAGAATTCTCAGTGACTATGTTCTTcctggattttttttttggtgatatTCTTCCTGGAATTATCAGAAGCCCCTGTTTTAGCTTGCCTTTTATGTTGTTTTTTCTTGACAGGTGCTAAACAAGAAGAGACCAAATCTGCAGGGGATAACCCCTTTGGCAGCAAAGGTGCTATGCTCATGATTTGCAGGACCTGTGGTAAAAAGGGTAACCACTGGACTGCGATGTGTCCCTACAAGGATCTCGCACCACCTCCTGAAAGTTTTGCTGATAAGCCTCCCACAGATGGACCAGCAGCTGCTTCTACCACCGGCTCTAAAGGAGCTTATGTTCCTCCGAGTTTGAGGGCAGGTGCTGAGAGAACTCCTACTGATATGAAGCGCAGGAATGAAGAGAACTCAGTTCGTGTTACCAACCTCTCAGAGGATACCAGAGAAGCTGATCTTCATGAGCTCTTCAGGACTTTTGGTCAGATCACCAGAGTTTATGTTGCCATTGACCAGAAAACTGGGTTAAGCAGAGGTTTCGGGTTCGTGAACTTTGCCATCCGAGAAGAGGCTGAGCGAGCTATCAATAAGCTCAATGGATATGGTTATGATAATCTCATTCTTAGGGTTGAATGGGCGACACCAAGAGCAACCTAGACAGatgatttttctttttgttcttttttttttgatgaaatCAAAATTTGATTTTCCTTTACATGTTTCAGACAAGGCAGATAAATGTTTCTACATAATATTAGATTGTTATGTGCGGAGATAATTGAGTTTGAACTTTTGTTTTTGGATAttctaaaaaaacaaaattaaaaattagtaaagcggaataaagatggctgtgggctgggccgggcctggcttcgtgccaAGCCCACGGGCCGTGGGCCTAACCAGGCTGGGCTCACACCAGGCCCACGTTGTTTTGTGCCGTGCCGTGCCGAAAAGTTAAAAAGAAAGCCCGGCCCAAGCCCACGTGCTTTCGTGCCGGGTCAGTCTgtcgtgcctaaggctaatttgactaaatttaacgtgctttgccgggtcgagtcgtgccgtgccttgtcgtgctttttccaaaaaattaaggcccagacccggcccacgacttcgggcccgtgccgggccgtgctttttGCGT
This sequence is a window from Spinacia oleracea cultivar Varoflay chromosome 1, BTI_SOV_V1, whole genome shotgun sequence. Protein-coding genes within it:
- the LOC110803913 gene encoding uncharacterized protein codes for the protein MQNGGQNKVRWGELDEDEGEDLDFLLPPRQVIGPDDNGVKKVIEYKFKDDGSKVKITTTTRVRKLAKAHLSKKAVERRSWSKFGDAVHVDVGARLTMVSTEEIALERPKPHGAKQEETKSAGDNPFGSKGAMLMICRTCGKKGNHWTAMCPYKDLAPPPESFADKPPTDGPAAASTTGSKGAYVPPSLRAGAERTPTDMKRRNEENSVRVTNLSEDTREADLHELFRTFGQITRVYVAIDQKTGLSRGFGFVNFAIREEAERAINKLNGYGYDNLILRVEWATPRAT